The genomic region GTGTGTTTATCAGCCCAAATCCCCATAGTGGTTGCCTCTGAACCAACACCTCCAAGTGCACAGCCTGCATTCatgtctctgttttctttggcaTCCTCCAGCACTTCCCTTGGAAGTAGTGGCCAACAATATAGTTTCTCCTCAGATATCCCCCTCTGTCCCATGAAGAGGATTATCATTCTCATACTTCAGAGCCTTATGCTGTCCCACTGCTTCTTTCAGTCTGTTCTGCCCTGGGGATAGGGTCACAGAACCCAAAAAGCACACAGATTTGCAATCAGAtctgctctgcatttttctttttccctgccttGAAAAGCACAACAAGAAAAACTGTAGTATTTGTATGAATTGTCCAAGTATCTTCAAGAAAGGTCTATACTCCCCTTGGCCCAAAATCTCTGAGCTTTGGGAAGAAATATTTAGGTGAAACTCCTCCAAAAGTTTTTAGAAGAAAGTAGTTGTAAAATgtcttgtaaaaataaatgcaaaaaaaaaaaacaacaaaaaacaaacaaaaaaaacccaaaaaacaaaaaacccaaccaaccaaccaaaaaaaaaaaaaaaaaaaacccgaagaATTTCCCTTGGAAACtaatttcagtggaaattttTCAGGTTGCTTCAGTGAGCTGCGGAGCTCAGCATGCCCTCTGGTGCCAGAGCCAGGTTTCACAGGCCTTGGGACTTCACAACTCCCGACAGCAGAAACAGAGATcaaatttacaagaaaaaaaaaccgaaacaaaaccaaacagaaaacacaacaaactaCACGTGACACTTGTGATGATACTTAtcctttttctgtaaaaattcaCACAAAATAGCACACAAAATTAACAATAGAAGCAAGTTAAATATTTGTGGGGATGTGTGCTTTGAGTAAGAATAAAGCCTCTGACTTGCAACAGAGAAGACTGGTGCTTCACTCAGCCACTGCAGTGATCCATATCACTGTGCCACGTGTAcacaaaaggaagcagaaagggaatTTGCCTGAGATCAGACTGAAGCCAAGTCTTTGCAGGGAAAGATGCTGCCTCATATGGCTCTGCAACAACGCTTGCAAGATGAACTCAGTGTCTGACTGCCAGATCCAGGTTTCCTCTCTTTGATGCACGATGGAGAAGGGAAGACAGGGATCTGCACTCTCAGAAGGAGAGCACTTCCAGAAGCGTCTAGAAAGACACCAGCTCTAGACTGATGACATAAATCACTTTGATGAGCCTTCAGGTATGTCCCTGGGACTTGACTGAGGCCTCTATCTGCCAAAAGGGAATAATTTAATCTCCCCAGTGATCCCACATAACCCCCCACAGCTGCCTGGGCAATCCTGCTGCAGGAAAACCTAAGTTGCTTGTGAACCTCCTGAGCCGCAGCAGTTTACAGGACAGAACTTGAAGACAAAGCCTGATGAAAGCTATGGCACCAGGCATCCCACACAAAGCCATCCTCCTGCATTAATTTTAATGCCAGGTCTTTGAAGACTCCCCGTTTGCTTAAGCCCCTTGTTAGTTGATGTTTGAGACTTGCTGTCACAGCTGCTGGACTAAACAGAATATTCTAGTCAAGACAAATCCTTTGAACTGCATTTCTCTACATTCAGTGGACTCCTGCGTCAGAGTTGACTGGCTACTTGCCTGACTGAAAGCTTGGTCTCCAGCTTTCATCATTCAGTAACCATTTAGCCACCTTTGTGGATTTACTACACCTGGGCTGACAGAactttgaaacagaaatcaCAGTTTCTGATTGCTCAGAGCAAGGGTTTCCCAGATCCAGTGAGTCCACATCAGAGAGCAGTGGCCATCCCTGGCTGTGCTAGAATGTCCCAGACAAGGGAAGGTGCCACTGCTCTCATCCAGAAAAGCGCACGAGAAACCTCTCAGTTTTCCTGGCCTGATCATCTGGGACCCAGAGTTCAGTACATTAACACTCCCCCTTCTCACACTCCAGGTAAAAAAGTGTGGGGAAAGCTCAAAAGGAAGACACATTTTCATTCAACAAGAGGCCCCGACTTTATTTGGATCCACATAAGCAACTGGGAGCAGATGTCTCAGCCTCCTTGTACCAGTCACTCATTCAACAAAAGCTGCCTTGTTTGTACAGCACCCTCATTCTCACACCCTTAACTCATCATCACACAGATAAACTATCAGTGCCCAGCCTTGTGACActgcaggaggagggctggCTCTTCAGGAATATGAAGAAAACACATGTAGGGAGTCAAATCTCAAACCTTGCACCACTTGGAACGGGTACCACTATGTTGTGACAGGATTTTTTTGTAAGCCAACTGACAGAGGGCAGTACCTTAATACAGGGGCTTTAATATGTGTTCCCAGGATCAGATCTTTTGTTGGCATCCTTTCCATGAGATACTTCTATTCCTCCCCAGACAGTAATATGTAAGAAGTTCTGAACCCTTACACATTGCCTCAGAGTCCTTACTGGCTCTCTACTTTATCTCTTTCCAGTATCTTTTACTTTCCAtggcaaaaaaatacaaacttgcAAAGTGCCCTCTTGACCACAATAACTTTCACTGTTGGAAACAGTAAATTAGAAACAGTAAGGAATTACACGCTTTAAACTATCAAAACAAAcagattaataaaaaattcCTCAAAAGCACTTTCCTACCTTAAGCTAGCCCCTTCTTAGGGATCACGGTTCACTGACAGTTCAAACTGGGAACAgtccttccatccttcctgccttctttttgctttgcaaCTTTCTCACATGAGGGTGATTACTGGCTCAGGCCACAACCTTCTTCTGTATTTCAGCCCATGGCAGTATCAGACACAAAACCATGTGCAGCACTCTCCCAGAGGCACTGGTTTTGCTTGCACTCCCAGTCTGGCACAGAAAGAGCCACAGATACACAAAGACACCAGATACAGCCCAATAAAGCACATGACCATAACCCTTCTTAAATTTCATGCCCAAAGAATGGAGAAAGATTACATTTTCAACcttttctggtaaaaaaaaaaaaaaaaaaaaaaaaaaaaaaaaaaaaaaaggcaaaattggACTTACCATCTTACATAGGCACCGTCCTACTTCCAGCAGGCACCTGGAAAAATCTCTGCCACCACTCTGAACAAAAGAGGTCACCCAAGGCTCCCACCTGGTTCTTATCTCCAGATTTAAAGGGTTACCCATCAGTGCTGAGGGCAAGGCTGCTGGTATTCACTACAGTTGGCAGGACATGGATTACCCAGAACTGAAGCCTCCCTGCTACACAGAAGTGttgtttgtctttctttttagaAAGAAGAACATACCTTGCTGCAAATATATCCAGTCTTTTGTAATTGTTGCCTTTGGTTGTGGTTTATTACCAGCTAAGGACAATCTAGGTGACTTGAAAATCATcccctttctgttttttttttttgtcatttgggTCAAGACAGGTAACAGGAGATCTCACTTAacaagaaagatggaaaaggtGGGTGGCTAAAAGCAGCCAAATGACCTCCAGCTTGTAATTAGGTTAAGGGCAAGCAGGTGACTTATTCCTTGTAAGTACCTGTTTCTTTGCACCATCAAAAAagtttttctgaattaaaattaGGTATTTCTTGCCTCAGTGGGTTTCAGTGCCTCATGTTTTGAAGAAATATTGCCCCTGGCTTCAGAACCAAAAAAGTGGATTGTCCCATCTGCTCTATCATCTCATCTAAGACAGTAGCCAGCAAAAAGTGTTCAGAGGGGATATAAAGCCTGACAACTGGCAGCCTTTGAGCACCCAAACCAAAGAGAAGATCTCTCTCTAATCTCCTTCCCAAGTTTGAAGCTTGATTATCCCCTGAAGGAAGagaatttaatatttcttgCAAAATCCTTGGCTCTGGGTACTCTACATTATTGTAACTTCAGTCAGGtttgttttccacaaaaatacccagtatttttttaactttgccGAGCTCCTGATCACTGCAAATCTCTGTGCTTATTAATATGATGTGGTGACTCAATGGAAAACGAGCACTCTCAACACAGTTGAAACACACAACTCTTGACTCCTTCCCAGGCTTTCTAGGCAAACCCtgtggggaggcagcagcccaTTTGACACGGATGGGTCTGTCAGCTTTGCAATTGTGCCAGTTCATGTGGTTTCTTCTGTCTCCCCAGGATGTGGATTCTCAGCCTCGGTACAGCGGGCCCATGAACATCAACCACTATGCGACGAAGAAGAGCGTGGCGGAGAGCATGCTGGACGTGGCTCTGTTCATGGCCAACGTCACACAGCTCaaagctgtgctggagcagggccCTTCCTTCCAGTACTACACCATACTCGTCGTGCTCATCAGCgtctctctcttcttccaggtGGTGATTGGGATTCTTCTCATCATAACTGGTAAGGTGGCTGCTGAGGTGTGTGCACCCTTGCAGGGTGCTACTGTGGTAGGGAACCCCATGGTTTGGCAAGCACGGGGGTGGAAAGAAGAATCCTCTTCCCCTGAAGAGGATTCCAACCTTCCCAGGGCTACAGGAGGGCCAGCCTGGCGTGGGCACTGGGAAGATTCTGTGTTACTGCTTTTCAGAGCGGGGAGTAGGTTGTTTATTTCTCTTGGACAACAGCTCCGAACACAACTCTTCCTTCACTTCTCCACTGCTGAATCCTTGTTGTAGGGAGAGAGATGGGGTTTGGCACTCTTGCTGCTTATCCTATAACACGCACCTCCTGCAGATACTACATTTTACCTTTCACCTCACTCAATTTGTCCCCCATGTCACCCAGGCTTTCCTTACCATGTCCCATGGCCATGCAGTGGTGGTGGTGTCACACAGCACATGCTGTGCTAGCACACAGCAGTAATTTGGCTATTTAGGGCTGTCCATTGGAGGGCTGTGCCACTCCcattgcaaaacaaaaacatgacacaagaaagaatgtttttttctctgctttgtcgTCATATGTTGATCTAGGGCAAGATGTGGCCCCTGTAAAGTTCCTTGGACTATTCTTCCTGCTCTGTGGCCACAGTGGTCAGGGGCACGATGGACATTCTCCTGGCAGGGAAGTCTtgcaggggctgggggactTGGAGTCAAGCTACCCATCTCCTGTTCTTTTTGTATTGTATCATGCAGCTCGCTTGAACCTGAATGATGTTGCAAAGCAGCCTCACCTCAATATACTCAACAATGCTGCCACAGCTCTCATCTTCATCACGGTCATCCTCAACATCTTCATCACAGCTTTTGGGGTGCAGAAGACCGGCCTCTACCCTACCAGGAATTTTCGACCATATTAAGTCACAGGGCAATAGAGTCAGGTAAGAAAGGGGTGAGTTCCCATCACTGCCAGCCCCCCGGATGGGCCCTCGGTCTCAAAAAACATCACTGCAAGCTGAGGGAGAAGAAGGCAAAGCTGCACAAATGAACAAAGCCCTTCCAGAGGCATGTTGTTGTACCATGGGCATCTGGGGCCATTGAACAATTTCCCTCAAGGGGGGATTTCTCCTTTCTTGACCTTGAAAGCAAGAGCACCAAACAGCCCAACTGCTGGGTTTTATTGCCAGCAAGTGGTTTTCAGAAGCCTGGAGACCTCCCGCTAGGTACGGGCACCACTTGTGGACAGGGAGCCAAATTTATTTGGGAACGAAAACCTGGTGCGTTCTGGGAGGTATCCACTGATGGCACTGTTAtctgagagggagaaaaggaaggtgCTGTCAAGGCAGTGGGGGGAAGAGCTCTTCATGCAGCCATCATGGCAGAGACAAcacccactagaccaggttgcacaaggtcTCACCCAACCCAGCCTGAAAcacctgcagggagggggcatcaacaGCTGCCCaaggcaacctattccagtatcttactaccctcgtggtgaagaatttcttcctaatatctaacctaaatctatattctttcagtttaaaaccattaccccttgtcctatcactattCCCTCTGGTGAAAAGTCccttcacagctttcctgtggagacctttcaggtactggaagacttctataaggtctccctggagccttctccaagctgaacagccccaactctctcagtctccTGTCTTTGTAGCAGAGGCTCTCCATCCCTTTGATCACATTTGAGGCCTTTCTCTGGACCTCCTCCCACAGGTTTGTAtctctcctgtgctgggggctctggAGCTGTATGCAatactccagatggggtctcacaagagcagagggccagaatcacctccctctccctgctggccatactgcttttgatgcagcccaggatgtggtcGGCCTTCTGGGCTGTGAATGCACACTGGCACCTCATGTCAAGCTTCTCATCTACtatcacccccaagtccttttcctcaaggCTCTATCCATTCTCCCCCCAGCCCGTATTTGTGCCTGGGGTTAtgctgacccaggtgcaggaccttgcacttggccatgttgaacttcatgaggctggcatgggcccacctctccagcctgtcaaggtccctctggatggcatcccttccctctgacGTGTCAACCACAACACAGAGCTTGGtattgtcagcaaacttgctgaggacACGCTCTATCCCACTGTCCATGTTTCCTACAGAGATTTTAAACAGCACTGGTAAGGAGGGAAGGGCATGTTCTTGAGTCAAAAGTCAAGAAGTAAAGTTCCCATCTCTTGCTTACTTGATTTGCAACATGTAAACACAGATTAAATGCAATATGCTGGGGCAACAGCCAGCAAGAAAGCTCCACAGACTCATGATATGATGGAGGAGGATGCAAAGGCCAAAAGCCTCTTTAAAAACACTGCTGGCTTAGGGTCCAGAAAGGTGTAAGCACAGAAGAGCAGCACCCAACCACATCTGTAGGGGTGGCTGAGTGATGTGGTAGCCCAGgactgctgctctctgcccatGCAGCACAGAGGAACCTGCTGCAACCTTACTGGCATTTCTTGTCTTCCCTGCAGGATCTGAGCTGCGTGGCTGGCAGGGAAagctctcctcctctgctttttcactgACCTCAGCAGGAGCACATCAACAAATCCAGAGAACTGGGTTAAACTTTCAAAAAGGTGTGTGTGTCATGGTACACCAGCTCCTTGCCATGATGCTTTTGAAGTTCTGAAGGGGAGAAAACATGGCGTTGCAAAGCCAGAGCAAACTTGGCTAGAGAAAGCTACAGGAACAGCAGAAGGTACACAACGTAAAAGCACAGTTCTGTAAAACTCTTATTTTAGTTGCCTGCTTCACATATTCAATATTGGCTCATTTTGTAGAAAAGCCTGAACGATTTACTTTGTAGGCTAAGTAAACAAGTccagctgttgttttttttttttttgtctcaagCATAAGTTGCTATACTTAGAACAATATTCTCTAAGAGTATACCTACCAAATGTTGGAATGGATTTCTCAAACTAAAAGAAGTTCTCATGTGAGAACAGAAAAGTATGTGGATGTCAGGGTAACTAAAACGAGTTCAAATATTATCCTAGttatgaaaagataaaattaaatgcaatacATTTAAGAATACAATCAGGTAtctccaggcactggaaaatTAACACTTATAAAAAATAGATATTATGGTCTGATGGTCCAGGGACCTACCAGGAATGATGTCAGAAAACCTTGACAATATTTagtggaaaatgaagaaacattAACACAAGGAGACACTGTAGGCTTATTGCCACAATAAGAAATGATAGGtgtattacttttttaaaacatcaccATAATAATATCAGGTCTTATGGCTaacataaatgtttttaaatatatcgTTTTTTACTGACAATGCTGGAAATTCTCTTGTACCAGAATAATTTGTTTCCTTAAAGGGAAGAGTCTTTAGATTAAtgttttttcatagtttttttgAAAGTGTAAAAATTTTCAATCCTAAATTTTTTTACGCTGTAGTCatgctaaaaatatatatattttagtagCCTGGTGTTAGCCTCTTCAAATAATTACATGATTTTCTGACTATTAAATGATTTTTCACTGTATGGCAGATTCAGAgttcagttttgatttttcattttgtattttcttgccAACACTAAGAAAGAAATACCATGAAAATGTCCACACATCGGTCTTCAGGAGCTCCTGGGCATGTCTGATACTTAAAAATACCCACAGGTATGGgcagatttcattttaattctgtatttgaCTCTACAGAACTAAATTTCTGTTGAAGTCACAGGCTGTGCTTTTTTCTGGAGGGGGTGTGACTGACCTCTCCCACCAAAGGTGGTGAGTAAGGCTCCAGGCCAGCACCAGCTCATACCTGCAAACAACAGTAGCGTTTttgaagctgaaggaaaagttGCATAGAAAGAGTAGGGTGGAAAATGCCAGTTATGTATTAACTGGAATTTAAATCAGCAAAGCTGAGCACAGTCTGAGATCTGTTTGGGGAGGCAGGCAAAGACTCATCCCCCCTTTGTCAGGGGGATGGCAGATCTGGAGCAATGCTGAGGTTTGCAGCTTTTCTCAGCTTTTGGACTCTGCTGAGTTGGACAGCAAACAGGGATAAATGTTTCTGAGAAGcctctgttttcctgctctcCTCTAGAAAAAAGATTCACTGTAGAGGCAGCAAAGCTTGTTCTCACCAATGCAAAACCACCAGCTAAGGGTTTCCAGCCATTACTGACCAACTGGGTTcatgaaaaggtaaaaaattatGGGAAATCAGCACTGAGGGGAATTTTATTATGAGATATTAACTTCAACACCATCATCTCAGACAGCTGCCAGGTCAGGTATGACATGAGCATGAGAGGTCTGCCCATGAAAAGAGGGCTTCCTGTCATCCAGAAGAACTACAGTGTGCTGGAAAGCTTTTGCCCCATCACCTTTAGTAATAATGTCTCATCATAATGTAATCAGGCTCATTAGCAACCTTggctgcctttttctttctccatgcCTGACTCCCATTCCTGCCAAGCTTTTTTACTCAAAGGAGGGATagttaaagcaaaaaaaggatCCAAATTTCAATCAAAACAAACACTTGCCATGAAAGAGGCAACCTCCTACTTCCAAAGGCTGTGCCAGGTACCGAGCTCAGGTCTAGGTGTTCACCTGTGCTCTTGTTCAGGAATTGTCCTCTGCTTGTGAGCAGGACTACTTTGTTCTCCATATTCTCTATTACCACACTGCACTTGTGTTCTGCTGGGaggtgtatttatttttttttctaccttgtTTCAAATTATAAGCCcagaagacaggagaaaaactgttttgctgctgttccacTTCCTACAGCCACAGAGGTCTTGCTCCTGGCTACCTTGCTTGCTGCATCTCCCACTCATCTCTTGCTGCAGAGCTCTCGCTGGCTTGGGCAGAGTGACCTGTCCCTCTGATATTGCCTATGCCTTTGGCTATATGAAGCCAGAGGAGCAACACCCTGTTTCTAAACCCTTCTGCATGGAGATGCAGGTGTGAGTAACAGGCAGACAGAACTGAGCTCTTGAAGGAAGAcaatatatttataaaacttGAGGGAGAAACAGTACATCCCCCAACTCTAACAAAGGGGTGGCCCATGAGTCATTTTGAAGGCACAGAGCCACTCTAAGGCAGATAATTAAAAGGTACAATTCAGATTTTTAACACAAAGCATTGGTATCTAAAAAACAACTTCAGACATTTGTACGCAATGAGAAGAGATGAGATGTTCATACCAGACAAACAGTAAAGACAATGACAAAACAAGTCACATTGCAATTTTCACACAATACGTTTCTCTCAGAATAAAAGCCAGCTCTTCTTCATTCCCTTTATTGTCCTGTAAAACAAGCCTCTGCCCCACAATTCGCAGTCCTTAAGATGGAGTCTGCATTTGTGAGCAGAGCCCACTTGCCATGGACCCCACACTTGGGGGGCCCATGGTCCACAGCCTGGCCACATCCTGCCCCAGGGAAGTTCTCTTCTTCAGCACAGTCCATCAtctccccagctgtccccagccagaGAGTTaccagagcagctccctgctgcctgcctgaggCATGGGAAATCACATTCAACTGCTTTACTCCTGCTGTTGAGGTAGGTCACAGCCAGGATGCACATGAAGGCCTTAGGGGAGACTTCACCACACACTCAGTCACGGCTTCCTAAAGAGATCCTGGTGACAGAAACCAGATCAACTGTTGGGGAGAGTGAGTGTCCTGGCTGCAGTGAAGCCAGGTTCCCTCTTGCTCTCTGAGGCCTGTGCCAGACCCAAAGATGAGCCCTCCTCACAGCGGCACTGCACGCGCTGCAACACCGGTGATGGGGTGAACCACCTGATGATCAAGGACCAAGGTGTCCTGGCCACTGCCCTGGATGGTCACCTCCCTTCACTGAATGGCTGCAGGATTTCCTGCCCCTGACATACCCCCTGTTCTCCTGTTCTTCATGACTCTGGAGAGAAAAACTGCAGGTTGCTTTGGAAGAGGGGCAGCAGCCTCAGAGCAAAGGCAAGTGCTGCTTCTGCAAGATTTGCTGCTTGCAGACTGGTGAGCATGTAGCACCTCTCTCCCCACAACCTGAACATGTGGGCTGGAAGAGAGCTTTTGTTCCCATGGGCTCCCTCCAAGCTGCCAGCTAGTGCCAATTAATATAATCACATTTACTACTACAATGCTTAAATACCAGCTAAGAATCCCCACTGTGCTTGAACAGGAAgaacataaaatcatagaattatagaatggtttgggttggaagggaccttaaagatcagctAATTCGACCTCCCCCTGCATGGGtggggacacctctcactagataTGATGGCAACTTTGACAGTGGGGATACTGGCCATCAGGAAACTGGACTGAAACCCACTAGCTCCTTACATTTCCATCAGGGAATCCTTAGTGAGGTAAACAGTTTTGCTTACCACTGGTCTAGACTGTAAAGTGTGAAGGAAGGAGCACAGCCCCAGATAAAACACTGGAGCAAAACACTTAAAttctgctggcagtgctgggctgagaGCTGCATCCTACTTTCCAATCCACTCTTTGCTGACTGCAAAGTCAGTCAACTCTCCATCTGCAAAATGTGCACCATGCCATTCTCTGATGGAGCTAAACAGCTGGGTCCTGCTAATGCCTCACCAcatctccctccccccccagcctctccccattCCACAGGGATTGCGTGACAAAGCCAGCCTGGACAGGCTGTGGAGATGCACTCCTGgagcctggagagcagctcaCCTGCACACTCAATGAGGCTGTTCCCATTTTTGAGAGAAGCACAGGCTCTGACATGCACTGAAAGCCTGACTGACACTGCACATTCCAGGCAGAAACAGAGCTTATTGCAACATTGCATCACAGGGCTCTGGCCTCCTAAACTCCTATAATAAACTATATataagtttttatttaaaaaaaaaaatagtgttgaCCACTGTCAGCCTCTTCCCTCTTGCCCCACAGTGTTTAATTTCTTAGCCTCTATATGGGTAAAATACTTCCTCTCAATAAAAAGGCCACTCTGTCTTGGCCAGAAGGCTAAGGTTGCCTCTTCTGATATATTCAGTGTCTGCATTTTGGCAAAGGCTCTGTGGATTCCGAGACACAGCTGTCTCTTGTCTCCTTCTCACCATTGCTGCACACTGTGCAGAGAAACTTTCTGAAATCTGGTTGACTTGTCCTGACTCCATCAGTCGCAGAACCCAGACTGGAACAAGCAGATGATTTGACAAGATTTCTATCTCACGTGCCAGGACTTGCAAGTTGAATTCTCTACTGCAATGGTGGAACTTGATGGACTTGTCAAGCACCACAGAATAAATAATAGATGAATGCCTACTCTGAACTGGAATCCACTCCATCAGTGTAAAAAGCAAACTCCAGAACCATGTGAGCATTGCTTGTACCCTGCATACCTCCACTACCAACTTTTCAACAACTCCCCACAGACCTGGGTGCCATGAGCAG from Heliangelus exortis chromosome 1, bHelExo1.hap1, whole genome shotgun sequence harbors:
- the NINJ2 gene encoding ninjurin-2 yields the protein MVGLFQQLRLPVQRRDGVSRSAECPAPCTLGRGRKRPGDTRMASERESISLQDVDSQPRYSGPMNINHYATKKSVAESMLDVALFMANVTQLKAVLEQGPSFQYYTILVVLISVSLFFQVVIGILLIITARLNLNDVAKQPHLNILNNAATALIFITVILNIFITAFGVQKTGLYPTRNFRPY